In bacterium, the DNA window TCATCGTCGTCGGCCCCGGCCAGCCGGCGCGCGTGCACGCGCTGGCCGCGCTGCTCAATCGCCTGCTCGGGAGCGAGGGCCCTTGCCTGCGCTACACGGCCCCACCCCCCAGCGAGGAGACGGCCCAGCTCGCATCCCTCACGGCGCTCACGCGCGCGCTGGCGGCGGGCGAGGTGAAGGCGCTCGTCATCCTCGGCGGCAATCCGGTCTACGATGCGCCGGCCGACCTGGACTTCGCCGGCGCGCTCGCGCGCGTGGACGCCAGCGTCCACCTCTCGCTCTACGACAACGAGACCTCGCGGCGCTGCCGCTGGCACCTGCCGCGCGCGCACTTCCTCGAGGCCTGGGGCGACGCCCTCGCCTGGGACGGCACCTACTACAGCGCGCAGCCCCTGATCGAGCCGCTCTACGCGGGCAAGAGCCCCGGCGAGTTGCTCGCGCTGCTCGCGGGCAGCGGCCCCGCCGACGGATACGGCCAGCTGCGCGAGAGCGTCGCGCCGCGTCTGGCTGGCGATCCCGAGACGGCCTGGCGCCAGCTCCTCCACGACGGCGTGCTGGCGACGAGCGCCTTCCCCAGCGAGGCGCCGGCCCTGGCGGGGGGCGCGCTCGCCGCGGCGCTCGCGGCGCCGCCAGCGGCGGCGCCGTCCGGCCTCGCCCTCGTCCTGCACCGCGACCACTGCGTCTACGACGGCCGTTTCGCCAACAACGGCTGGCTGCAGGAGCTGCCCGATCCGCTCAGCCGCATCACCTGGGACAACGCGGCCGCCCTCAGCCCGGCAACCGCGGCGGCGGCGGGTCTCGCCCCCGGCGACCGCGTGCGTCTGAGCGTCGGCGATCGCAGCCTGGAGGCCGCCGTGGCGGTGCTGCCCGGCATCGCGGCGGGCACCGTCGCCCTGGCGCTCGGCTACGGGCGGCAGGCCGCGGGCACCGTGGGCAACGGCGTCGGCTTCGACGCCTATCGCCTGCGCGCGAGCGGGGCGCTGGCCGGCGCCGCTGGGCTCGCGCTCACGCCGCTGGGCGGCCAGTACCTGCTGGCCGGGACGCAGGACCACTACCTCATCGACCCTGTCGGCTTCGCCGGGCGCGAGGCGCGGATCGCCGAGCTGGTCAAGTCGGCCGACCTGGAGACCTACCGCCGCGAACCCGACTTCGCGCACGCGGACCACCACCCGCCGCTCGTCTCGCTCTGGCAGGAGCACGCCTACGCGGGGCACCGCTGGGGGATGAGCATCGACCTCGGCACCTGCATCGGCTGCGGGGCCTGCGCCGTGGCCTGCCAGGCGGAGAACAACATCCCCGTCGTCGGCAAGGATCAGGTGGCGCGCGGCCGCGAGATGAGCTGGATCCGCCTCGACCGCTACTTCCAGGGCGAGCCGGCGAACCCGGCGAGCGTCGTCCAGCCGGTGGCCTGCGCCCAGTGCGAGCTGGCGCCCTGCGAGCAGGTCTGCCCCTTCCAGGCGACGGTGCACAGCAGCGAAGGCCTCAACGACATGGTCTACAACCGCTGCGTGGGCACCCGCTACTGCGCCAACAACTGCCCCTACAAGGTGCGCCGCTTCAACTTCTACCACTACACGAAGGACGTCCCCGCCGTGACGCGCCTGGTCTTCAACCCGGAGGTCACGGTGCGCTCGCGCGGCGTCATGGAGAAGTGCACCTACTGCGTGCAGCGCATCCAGAACGCGAAGATCGAGGCCAAGAACGCCGGTCGCGCGCTCGTGGACGGCGAGATCCAGCCCGCCTGCCAGCAGACCTGCCCGACGCAGGCGATCCGCTTCGGCGATCTGAACGACGAGACGAGCGCGGTCCGCCGTCTGCACGGCGACCATCGCGCCTACTCCCTGCTCGGGGAGCTGAACATCAAGCCGCGGACGGTCTACCTGGCGCGCGTGACGAATCCGAACCCGAACCTGGCGAGCCCGCAGCATGAGCAGCGCAGTCATTCCTGATCCCCGCGCCCAGCTTGACCTGCCGCCTGGGGTCCAGCCCGTGCTCGTCACGGGCGGCAAGGACCTCGGCGGGGTCACGGACACGATCTGCGCGATCGTCGAGCGCCGGCAGATGCCGCGGGCCTGGACGGTCGCGCTCGGCATCGCCGGCCTGTTCACGCTCGTCCTCTTCGCGATGGTCGGCTATCTCGTCTCGACGGGCGTGGGTGTCTGGGGCCTCAACAACCCGATCGGCTGGGGCTTCGACATCGCGAACCTCGTCTTCTGGATCGGCATCGGCCACGCGGGGACGCTGATCTCGGCCGTGCTCTTCCTCTTCCGGCAGCGCTGGCGCACGGGCATCAACCGCTTCGCCGAGACGATGACGATCTTCGCCGTCGTCTGCGCGGGCCTCTTCCCCCCACGTCGGCCGCATCTGGCTGCTGCAGTGGATCTTCCCGATTCCCTACCAGCAGCAGGCCTGGCCCAACTTCCGCAGCCCGCTGCTCTGGGACGTCTTCGCGATCGGCACCTACATGCTGGTCTCGATCCTGTTCTGGTTCATGGGCATGGTGCCCGACCTTGCCACCCTGCGCGACCGGGCGACCGGCCGCGCGCGGCAGCTCGTCTACGGCCTGCTCGCCCTGGGCTGGCGCGGCTCCAACCGCCACTGGCACCGCTTCGAGAAGGCCTACCTGCTCCTCGCCGGCCTGGCGACGCCCCTCGTCCTCAGCGTGCACTCGGTGGTCAGCTTCGACTTCGCGACCAGCGTGATCCCGGGCTGGCACACGACGATCTTCCCGCCCTACTTCGTCGCCGGCGCCATCTTCGGCGGCTTCGCGATGGTGAGCACGATCGTGCTGCCGGCCAGGAAGCTGTTCGGCCTCGAGGACCTGATCACGCCGAGGCACCTGGAGGCGATGGCCAAGATCATGCTCGCGACGGGCATGATGGTCGGCTACGCCTACGCGATGGAGTTCTTCATCGCCTGGTACAGCAGCAACCGCTACGAGAGCTTCGCCTTCGTCAACCGTGCGCTGGGGCCCTACGCCTGGGCCTACTGGATCATGGTCAGCTGCAACGTGCTCGGCCCGCAGATCTTCTGGGTCAAGCGCCTGCGGCGCAACCTGTGGGTGATGTGGGCCGTGGCCGTGGCCATCAACGTCGGCATGTGGTTCGAGCGCTTCGTGATCGTCGTCAGCTCGCTCAGCCGCGACTACCTGCCCTCGGCCTGGGGCAGCTACACGCCGACCTGGGTCGAGGTGCTGACCCTCGCGGGCAGCTTCGGCCTCTTCTTCACGCTGTTCCTGCTCTTCCTGCGCGTGGCGCCGATCGTCGCCATGGCCGAGGTGAAGACGGTGATGCCCGAAGCGCACGCCCACGATCCGGAGCATCCGGGCGCCGGCGACTACTGGGGCGACATCCCGGGCCGCTACGACCCGGCGCGGCCGGAGTAAGGGGGGGGCTGGTGAGCGCAGCGATCCGGCAGGAAGGCAGCCTCTACGGCTATCTCGCCGAATTCGAGACGGTCGGCGCCCTGCTCGCCGCCTGCGCGCAGGTGCGCGACGCCGGCTTCACGCGCTGGGACGCCCACACGCCCTTCCCGGTGCACGGACTCGACGCGGCGATGGGCCTGCGCACGACGAAGCTGCCCTGGCTGGTCTTCGGCGCCGGCGCGAGCGGCGCCGGCCTCGGCCTGCTGATGCAGTGGTGGATCAACGCGGTCGACTACCCGCTGATCAACAGCGGCAAGCCGCACTTCAGCATCCCCGCGAACGTCCCGATCACCTTCGAGATGACCGTCCTCCTGAGCGCGCTGACCGCCTTCGTCGGCATGCTCGCGCTCAACGGGCTGCCGCGCTACCACCATCCCGTCTTCCAGAGCGAGCGCTTTCGGCGCGTGACCAGCGACCGCTTCTTCATCACGATCGAGGCGCGCGATCCGCGCTGCCGCGGGGAGGAGACGGCCCGCTTCCTGGCCGGGCTGGGCGCCGTCGCCGTCGAGCCCTTGCGCGAGGAGGCGCTCTAGCATGCCGCGCTGGATCCTGAACCTGCTCGTCGTCGGCGTGCTGCTGACCCTGATTCCGCTGGCCTGGGTGGCGAAGGACCGCCTTGCCTCCAAGGGCGATCGCACGCGCATCCACATCATCCCCGACATGGACAAGCAGCCGAAGTACAAGGCCCAGGAGGCCAGCAGCCTCTTCGCCGATGGACGCGCCGCCCGCGAGGAGCCGGCCGGCACGGTCGCCCGCGGCGAGTTGGCGGGCGGCGCCGCCTTCGTCGAGGGGCGCGTGGCCGGCGAGTGGGTGACGCGCTTCCCCCTTGCCGTCGATGCCGGGCTGCTCGAGCGCGGCCGCGAGCGCTACGCCATCTTCTGCGCGCCCTGCCACGGCCTGTCCGGCTACGGCGACGGCATCGTGAACGAGCGCGCGCTGGCCCTCGCCGAGGGCGGCTGGACGCCGCCGACCAGCCTGCACACGGACCTCATCCGCGAGCGGCCGCTCGGCCAGCTCTACCAGGCGATCGCCGCCGGCGTGCGCAACATGCCGGCCTACGGGCCGCAGATCCCGCCCCGGGATCGCTGGGCGATCGTCGCCTACGTGAAGGCCCTGCAGCTCAGCCAGCACGCGAGCCTGGCCGACCTGCCTGCCGACCAGCGGGCGCGCTTCGCGCAGGAGGCGGGACGATGACGCGGCCCCAGCGCCTGGACATCACGCAGGAGCCCCGGGCCAGGAGCCCCGGCACCTCGGGGCGGGCGGCAGGCGCGCCTTGCGTCTGGCCGGCCTGGCCGCGCTCGTCGGCCTCGCGGCCAGCGCCGCCCTCGGGGCCGCCGCCGGCTGGGACCGCTTCCTGCAGGCCTATCTCGTCAACTACGCCTTCCTGCTCAGCCTCTCGCTGGGCGCGCTCTTCTTCGTGCTGATCCAGCACGTGACGGGGGCGACCTGGAGCGTCGTCGTGCGCCGCCTCGCCGAGGCGCTGGCCGCCAACCTGCCCTGGCTGGCCCTGCTCGCGCTGCCGATCCTCTTCGGCCAGCGCTCGCTCTATCCGTGGAGCAATCCCGAGCACGCTGCCCACGATCCCCTGCTCGCGGCCAAGGCGCCCTACCTGAATCCGACCTTCTTCGCCGTGCGCCTGGCGATCTACTTCCTCGTCTGGACCTGGCTCACGCGCCACTTCTTCCGCCACTCCGTCGCCCAGGACGCTACGGGCGACGTCGCCCACACGCACGCGATGCAGCGGCTCAGCGGCCCCGGCCTCGTGCTCTACGCGCTGACGGTCTCCTTCGCCGCCTTCGACCTCCTGATGAGCCTGAACCCACACTGGTTCAGCACCATCTTCGGCGTCTACTTCTTCGCCGGCAGCGCGGTGAGCTGCTTCGCGCTGCTCGCGCTCTGGGCGCGCCTGCTCCAGCGCGGCGGCCCCCCCTGACGCGGGCGATCACTCGCGAGCACTACCACGATCTCGGCAAGCTGGTCTTCGCCTTCATCGTCTTCTGGGCGTACATCGCCTTCTCGCAGTATATGCTCATCTGGTATGCGAACATCCCCGAGGAGACAGGCTGGTACCTGGCCCGCCAGACCGGGGGCTGGACGGCCGTCACGCTGCTGCTGCTCTTCGGCCACTTCTTCCTGCCCTTCCTCGGCCTCATCTCGCGCTACCCGAAGCGGCAGGGCCTGCTGCTCACGCCGGGCGCCTTCTGGGTGCTCCTCATGCACTGGGTGGACATCTACTGGCTGGTGATGCCCGGCTTCAGTCCTGGCCGTCCGCCCTTCCACCTGCTGGACTTGGCGCTCGCCATCGGTCTCGGCGGCGTTGCGGCGAGCCTGATCCTGCTGCGCCTGCGCCGGTGCAGCGTGATTCCCGAGAAGGACCCGCGGCTCGCCGCTTCCCTGGAGTTCGAGAATGCCTGAGCCGATGCGACACGACGATCCGCGCAGCGCGAGCACAGCCTGGGTGGGCATCATCGGCGGGCTTCTGCTCGTGCTGATCATCCTCGGCCTGACGCTCGTCTTCTACCGCTGGGAGGACGCCGAACGGGCGGCGAAGGGCCCGCGTGCCGGCAGCGAGCGCCTGGCGGCGCTCGAGGCCGCGCAGGCGGCCCAGCTCGCGGACTACGCCTGGGTCGATGCCGAGAAGGGGATCTTGAGGATGCCAATCGAGGCCGCGATGGCGCGCGTCGCCGCCCAGGCGGCGCCGGGAGC includes these proteins:
- a CDS encoding DUF3341 domain-containing protein; protein product: MVSAAIRQEGSLYGYLAEFETVGALLAACAQVRDAGFTRWDAHTPFPVHGLDAAMGLRTTKLPWLVFGAGASGAGLGLLMQWWINAVDYPLINSGKPHFSIPANVPITFEMTVLLSALTAFVGMLALNGLPRYHHPVFQSERFRRVTSDRFFITIEARDPRCRGEETARFLAGLGAVAVEPLREEAL
- a CDS encoding cytochrome c — protein: MPRWILNLLVVGVLLTLIPLAWVAKDRLASKGDRTRIHIIPDMDKQPKYKAQEASSLFADGRAAREEPAGTVARGELAGGAAFVEGRVAGEWVTRFPLAVDAGLLERGRERYAIFCAPCHGLSGYGDGIVNERALALAEGGWTPPTSLHTDLIRERPLGQLYQAIAAGVRNMPAYGPQIPPRDRWAIVAYVKALQLSQHASLADLPADQRARFAQEAGR